The proteins below are encoded in one region of Xenopus laevis strain J_2021 chromosome 8L, Xenopus_laevis_v10.1, whole genome shotgun sequence:
- the cyp2a6.7.L gene encoding cytochrome P450 2G1 codes for MDITGLGTLILILLISCMVIYSTWNSMYRKRNLPPGPTPFPLIGNLLQIKRGEMVKSFTEFGKQHGPVYTLYLGPRPVIVLNGYQAVKEALIDKAEEFSGRGKLVVADMIFGGFGVVFSNGERWKQLRRFSLMTLRDFGMGKRSIEERIKEEAQYLQVELHKYKQTPTDPQNILNQAVSNVICSVVFGNRFEYENADFLKLISLFNETFQLMSSTWGQLQQIIPFIMNYIPGPHQKIDKVVARQLEFVSERVKKNQESIDFNSPRDYIDCFIIKMQQENQNPKSEFNMKNLLVTVLNLFFAGTETVSSTLRNGILLLLKYPHIQEKLHKEIDLVIGQNRNPNIEDRSQMPYMDAVIHEIQRFSDILPMNLPHSVIKDTTFQGYTIPKDTDVYPMLCSVLRDPTQFTTPEKFNPGHFLDDSGCFKKNDAFMPFSTGKRICLGEGLARMELFLFLTTILQNFTLTTETQITESDITPRMAGFANVPKSYKVSFVPR; via the exons ATGGATATAACAGGACTGGGCACATTGATTCTTATTCTGCTGATCTCCTGCATGGTGATCTACTCAACATGGAATTCAATGTACAGGAAGCGGAATCTGCCCCCGGGACCAACTCCATTTCCTCTCATTGGTAACTTGCTGCAGATCAAAAGGGGGGAAATGGTGAAGTCTTTTACAGAG TTTGGTAAACAGCATGGTCCTGTGTACACTCTCTACTTGGGCCCAAGACCTGTAATTGTCCTGAATGGCTACCAGGCTGTGAAAGAGGCCCTCATAGATAAAGCAGAGGAATTCAGTGGAAGGGGAAAGCTGGTAGTAGCGGACATGATCTTTGGAGGCTTTG GTGTTGTTTTTAGCAATGGAGAGCGCTGGAAGCAGCTTAGGCGTTTTTCTCTTATGACTCTTCGGGATTTTGGAATGGGGAAACGAAGCATTGAGGAAAGAATTAAGGAGGAGGCACAATACCTTCAAGTGGAACTACACAAATACAAAC AAACTCCAACAGACCCACAAAATATCCTTAATCAGGCTGTCTCCAATGTGATTTGCTCAGTGGTCTTTGGCAACCGATTTGAATATGAGAATGCAGATTTTCTAAAGCTTATCAGTTTGTTTAATGAGACATTTCAGCTGATGAGTTCCACCTGGGGCCAG CTCCAGCAAATCATCCCTTTTATTATGAACTACATACCAGGACCTCATCAAAAAATAGATAAAGTTGTTGCAAGACAGCTAGAATTTGTGTCAGAAAGAGTAAAGAAAAATCAGGAGTCCATTGATTTCAATTCTCCAAGAGACTATATtgactgttttatcattaaaatGCAACAG GAAAACCAAAatccaaaatctgaatttaacaTGAAAAATTTGTTGGTGACTGTCCTAAACTTATTCTTTGCTGGGACCGAAACTGTCAGTTCAACTCTGAGGAATGGCATTCTCCTCCTTCTGAAATACCCACATATACAAG AAAAGTTGCACAAAGAAATTGATCTTGTCATTGGTCAAAATCGGAATCCAAATATTGAAGATAGGAGCCAGATGCCCTATATGGATGCTGTCATCCATGAGATCCAGAGGTTCAGTGATATTCTTCCAATGAATCTGCCACATTCAGTCATAAAGGACACTACATTCCAAGGATACACAATTCCAAAG GATACTGATGTCTATCCAATGCTGTGTTCTGTCCTAAGAGACCCAACACAATTTACAACACCAGAGAAATTTAACCCAGGACATTTTCTAGATGATTCTGGCTGCTTTAAGAAGAATGATGCTTTTATGCCATTTTCTACAG GTAAACGGATATGCTTGGGAGAGGGACTGGCTCGGATGGAGCTCTTTCTCTTTCTTACAACAATCCTGCAGAACTTCACACTCACCACAGAGACTCAAATCACAGAATCTGACATCACCCCCAGAATGGCTGGATTTGCAAATGTTCCTAAGTCTTACAAGGTGTCTTTTGTGCCACGTTAA